One part of the Corynebacterium aurimucosum ATCC 700975 genome encodes these proteins:
- a CDS encoding SLC13 family permease, whose protein sequence is MTTPQTHVSTAHTEGEDDRGVDRKDWRRMAIGLIVGLALAILVWFIFPSNAVDTVLESPGAKDDAEYTQGALRAVAAVTILMGVWWMTEAIPLAATALLPLVIFPLAGVGAIKEVGAPYASATIFLFMGGFLIALALQRWNLHRRLALYVVKLIGTSPKRLILGFMVATGFLSMWVSNTATAVVMLPIGTSVLALTAETVGGWDKQKKFATALMLGIAYSASIGSLGTLIGTPPNAFLNAYMADTWGVTLGFGRWMAVGVPLAAIFLLIAWFLLITIFQPEMKEIPGGRELIDEEIEALGPWTRPQIMTGIIFLLAAASWVTLPLVLKEFDNYDDAIVGIAAGILLFILPADNERRIRLLDWETANEMPWDVLLLFGGGLSLSAMFNQSGLSLWIGEMAKGLSVLPVVLIVAAVAALVLFLTEITSNTATAATFIPIMGGVAVGVGLTADGDVNVLLLTIPVALAATCAFMLPVATPPNAIAYGSGYVKIGEMIKGGLGLNIIGIFLITLTVYLLAVPIFGLAV, encoded by the coding sequence ATGACTACCCCGCAAACTCACGTCTCAACCGCGCACACGGAGGGCGAGGACGATCGCGGTGTCGACCGCAAAGACTGGCGCCGCATGGCCATTGGCCTCATTGTCGGTCTCGCATTGGCCATTCTCGTGTGGTTCATCTTCCCCAGCAACGCTGTCGACACGGTATTGGAATCCCCCGGCGCCAAGGATGACGCCGAATACACCCAGGGTGCATTGCGTGCTGTAGCCGCCGTGACCATTCTGATGGGCGTGTGGTGGATGACGGAGGCCATTCCGTTGGCCGCTACGGCACTGTTGCCGTTGGTTATCTTCCCGCTAGCTGGTGTGGGTGCCATCAAGGAAGTCGGTGCACCGTATGCCTCCGCCACTATCTTCCTGTTCATGGGGGGCTTCCTTATTGCCCTTGCGCTTCAGCGCTGGAACCTTCACCGCCGCCTTGCACTTTACGTGGTGAAGCTGATTGGTACCTCGCCCAAGCGTCTCATTTTGGGCTTTATGGTGGCTACTGGATTCTTGTCCATGTGGGTCTCTAACACTGCAACCGCCGTGGTTATGCTGCCGATTGGTACGTCAGTCCTGGCGCTGACTGCGGAGACCGTTGGTGGTTGGGATAAGCAGAAGAAGTTCGCCACTGCTCTCATGCTTGGTATCGCGTACTCGGCGTCCATTGGCTCGCTGGGCACGCTCATCGGCACCCCGCCGAATGCCTTCCTCAATGCGTATATGGCGGATACCTGGGGTGTGACCCTGGGCTTTGGTCGCTGGATGGCTGTAGGTGTGCCGCTGGCCGCCATTTTCCTGCTCATCGCGTGGTTCCTGCTCATCACCATCTTTCAGCCGGAGATGAAGGAGATTCCGGGTGGGCGCGAGCTTATTGATGAGGAAATTGAGGCCCTCGGCCCGTGGACCCGCCCCCAAATCATGACGGGTATTATCTTCCTGCTCGCCGCCGCTTCCTGGGTGACCCTGCCGCTCGTGCTTAAGGAATTCGACAACTACGATGACGCCATAGTAGGTATTGCAGCCGGTATTCTGCTTTTCATCTTGCCGGCGGACAACGAGCGCCGTATCCGCCTCCTGGACTGGGAGACGGCGAACGAGATGCCGTGGGACGTGCTCCTCTTGTTTGGTGGTGGCCTATCGCTTTCGGCAATGTTCAATCAGTCTGGCCTGTCCCTATGGATTGGTGAGATGGCTAAGGGGCTTAGCGTTCTGCCGGTCGTGCTCATCGTGGCTGCCGTGGCTGCGCTGGTGCTCTTCCTTACGGAAATCACTTCTAACACCGCAACTGCCGCGACCTTCATTCCGATCATGGGCGGTGTCGCGGTGGGCGTTGGTCTGACCGCTGACGGTGACGTCAACGTCCTCCTCCTTACCATCCCGGTGGCGCTCGCGGCAACGTGTGCATTCATGTTGCCGGTGGCTACCCCGCCGAACGCCATTGCGTACGGCTCTGGCTACGTCAAGATTGGTGAAATGATTAAGGGCGGTCTGGGTCTCAATATCATCGGCATCTTCCTCATTACCCTGACCGTTTACCTGCTGGCGGTGCCTATTTTCGGCCTCGCGGTCTAG
- a CDS encoding GTP-binding protein — protein MATPVTVLSGFLGSGKTTLLNHLLANREGRKLAVIVNDFSEVNIDAALVAGAGHLERGEDRFVELSNGCICCTLREDLIESVGKLARSGRFDQIVIESTGISEPMPVAATFEWKFEDGATLADVAPIDTMVSLVDASTFLSQLRRGRSLVSENIEATPDDDRTIADLLVDQVEFADLILVTKTDLVEAAETERVIATVRAMNPRARVVPVTNGVIDPALVLDAHLYDTVAAAAYHGYAEELANPHTPETEEYGISSVVFRADRPFNRERLLKALRASTGLVRSKGYCWIDTDLRVAHAWQQAGPNLQIMPASLWAANGVTPGTELVLIGIDFDHEATLQSFRDAVLSDAEVAALV, from the coding sequence ATGGCTACACCCGTTACCGTGCTGTCCGGATTTTTAGGCAGCGGAAAGACCACCCTTCTCAACCACCTGTTGGCCAACCGCGAGGGGCGCAAGCTGGCGGTCATCGTTAATGACTTTTCCGAGGTCAATATCGATGCCGCCCTCGTCGCTGGCGCGGGCCATCTTGAACGCGGCGAAGACCGCTTCGTTGAGCTCTCCAACGGCTGCATTTGCTGTACCTTGCGCGAGGACCTCATCGAGTCCGTCGGCAAGCTGGCCCGTTCCGGCCGTTTCGATCAGATCGTCATCGAATCCACCGGTATTTCCGAGCCCATGCCCGTCGCCGCCACCTTTGAGTGGAAGTTTGAAGACGGCGCCACGCTTGCCGACGTTGCCCCCATCGACACCATGGTCTCCCTCGTGGATGCCTCCACGTTCCTTTCTCAATTACGCCGTGGCCGCAGCTTGGTCTCTGAGAATATCGAGGCCACGCCTGATGACGACCGCACCATCGCCGACCTGCTTGTGGACCAGGTCGAATTCGCCGATCTCATTCTCGTGACGAAGACCGACCTGGTGGAGGCCGCCGAAACCGAACGCGTCATCGCCACCGTGCGCGCCATGAACCCCCGCGCTCGCGTCGTGCCCGTAACCAACGGGGTTATCGACCCTGCGCTGGTCCTTGACGCCCATCTTTATGACACCGTAGCCGCCGCGGCCTACCACGGCTACGCCGAGGAACTGGCCAACCCGCACACCCCCGAAACCGAGGAATATGGCATCTCTTCGGTGGTCTTCCGCGCTGACCGTCCTTTCAACCGCGAGCGTCTGCTCAAGGCCTTGCGTGCCAGCACCGGCCTGGTGCGCTCGAAAGGTTATTGCTGGATTGATACTGATCTGCGCGTGGCCCACGCCTGGCAGCAGGCCGGACCTAACTTGCAGATCATGCCGGCCTCCTTGTGGGCGGCCAATGGGGTTACTCCCGGCACCGAGCTCGTGCTCATCGGCATTGACTTCGACCACGAGGCCACGCTTCAGTCCTTCCGTGACGCCGTGCTTTCCGACGCCGAAGTGGCCGCCCTCGTCTAG